In Octopus bimaculoides isolate UCB-OBI-ISO-001 chromosome 26, ASM119413v2, whole genome shotgun sequence, the DNA window NNNNNNNNNNNNNNNNNNNNNNNNNNNNNNNNNNNNNNNNNNNNNNNNNNNNNNNNNNNNNNNNNNNNNNNNNNNNNNNNNNNNNNNNNNNNNNNNNNNNNTTTTTTGTAACCGCTTTCAAACTTTGtacactggtagaatgtatcatataaaacatcttttactgttagtgttgttgagaaaagtttatattttcaaagttatttcgtgttaaagtcgTCGTATTCGGGTAATTTGTAAAATAAGgtattttgaaactacatatacgTCGACAACCAAAAAGCTAGCTGCGGACTTGTAGCTCTATCAGTCTTTTAAACACCTGTGCACTGTTGTGTGGATAAAACAGCAATGTcaggcaaacaaataaatatatgtaaataatatttcttctttcttggtgttgattcattgatgtttactggttactccgatgcgagaacaagaagaaaaaaaacgtattatgcaacacaggcagtaaacaaacatttaatagAGATGACTCAGAAGTTGTTCTTCTttgattactatcgcaaacagcagcagcaggagtggctgtgtggtaaggagcttgcttaccaaccacatggatccgggttcagttccactgcgtggcaccttgggcaagtgtcttctgctatagcctcgggccgacaaaagccttgtgagtggatttggtagacggaaacagaaagaggcttgtcatatatatatatgtatgtatgtttgtgtgtctgtgtttgtcccccccaacatcgcttgacaaccgatgctggtgtgtttacgtcccccataacttagcagttcggcaaaagatagaataagtactaggcttacaaagaataagtcctgcagtcagtttgctcgactaaaggcagggCTCAAAttgggccgcagtcaaatgactgaaacaagtaaaagaataaaaagaatggcAGAAAATTGTTTTCCTACtatgtcttataataataatgataagaaagtcataaaaattaagagtttctattaaaaaaacttcatttctgtGTTATGTATATTCATGTCCCGAGGTTAGGAAAATTTCATAGAGTGAGGCAATTTAGGCCTTAATGTTAGGCAAATTGGGAGATGAAGATACATGATACAGAAATGAagttgttttaaaagaaattcttaatttttatgactgtcttgacattattattataagacatggtaagaaatcaattttccaccatgtgtaatattttttaaaaatattttacaagggaggatacaaaaggaagtctttccAGAAATTCATACAACTATGTACCCCACCCCAAAAATaattgtgtgatttaaggggcATTCAGTTGTtacttttagcacatctcatgaccacctcATACAGTCCTAGTTTGTCACTCTGATGTATTGATGCTCTTCAATATCTTTCTTCTCATAGACACATTTAATACTCTATTGCTGGGATTCAAGCCAAAAATTTGGGATGcccatattttaaaatctgattttaagaaaaatcgaaaaattaaaaatcaaaatagatatAATTTCCTCAAGAGTTACACAGGAGAGTTCCACACATCTGGTTTGTTCCTCTACAAACAGGCACCTATGGATGGCTTTCAATTGGCTAAAAAATTGCCCCAAATTTGCAAAATTCAAGAACTATTAACTATTTGTTGATTTATGGAGAAAATCAAATGCATTTCAATAATCAGCATGCAAAagtacatcaatacaccaaatttgaaataaattggaACAAAACTGACaatgttaaaaagagaaaaatcaaacagaaaaacTCCCATAATTTTATGCAACCAAATCTATATGACATAACTAATGCTTAGAAcataagatatattttatagaagATGAAAATCATATTTCTGCTGGGTACAGACTGTTAGTAGGGTGTACTTAAGCTCCTATTTCTCAAATACTTAGGGTACCATACAAGTAGGGGTAAGTGGTCAcagtataatcctttctactataggcacaaggcctggaattttggggaaggagtccagtcgattagatcgaccggagtacgcaactgttacttaatttatcgaccctgaaaagatgaaagacaaagtcaacctcagaggaatttgaacatagcagcagacgaaatacagctgaGCATTTCATCTaccatgctaataattctgccagctcattgcctttgaAGTTTTGTTAATAGTATAATAGGAGGCAAGGTTCATGATATTGGCTGAATATCGCCTTCTCCCATTAAAttttgttctttgtgttgtttcagGCTCCAGTAGGCAAGGAAAGAAGTCTTAAGTAAAATGCAAATTCTCAAtcagttttatttacaatttacacAGAAGGTGAAGTGTGTTGCTCTCAGTTGCCATCTCAAGTTGTATCTTCGTTACACGGGCCCACTGACTCTGGAGATACGGCATGCAGAATAGCCTAGAGAACCAGCCAGCAAAGTGTGTTCAGCAAGCGCTGCAGTGAATAAGAGATAGAATCTGTTTGCTGGGCCCTTATACCCAGTTTGCCATAACGAGCCTCGTTGTGATCTTGcgcatggcaaatggatgcaggtAAGGTCTCGCTCCAGCCTCGGAGATAGCAATAGCTGCTGCAAGATCTCCTCAAATATGGTGCTACTGCTTGTGCCGCTACAATAGTATTAAAGGATTTCACTGGTTTTCTTATAAAATCATTGTTGTTACTTGCAGggaatgtcattttatttttctgctcCTGAACTGCAAGATCATCTCGATTCATAAGAAATGCAAATGTCACCCCAGCCCTTGTTTTTTCCCGGCAGCTAGGAAATTTCAAATAGTTTAATTTTGGGTACTGTATCCTGAAATTTAATGTAagatataaaaatgatgtaaatTTGTTTCAAGTCATTTTTTGGTTTGATAAAATCTACACCAGTTCAGTCTTGATGGCAAAAGAAAAACTGCATGACTTTAATATTGCTATACAGAAAAAAAGACTACATGTTGAGGTATTTTAGCTTCACAGATGCGTAGTTTGCATTTATAAAGGAACATGTGGAGCAGTAAAGATTGGTTGGAGCTGGTGGCCTAAAAATCGCATTGAGGGGAGTAGCTGAGCGGTTTTGAAATTTGTAAGACAGGAGAAATGCTTCAACCgttcatattttatttgatagggaagaaaaagaggaagttcCTCATGGAATATTCATTGTAGGGGAGAGTTAGAATCGAAAGAAGTGGCAGTGggtatttttttacatttgaatATAACTTAAATGTTTGGTTCTAACTTCAgctataatatttttagatttcccTTTCCTGTTTTGTACTTTTCCCGGTTCAAATATTTAGCAATATTATCATTCCTGCTCGTCCTCTTTGATTACAGGCAACAATTCGTACAGCAAGAAAAAGTATTCATTATTGagacaaaacacaaaaactgtaacaaatgaaaacaaattgaaatttttatttaacaaagtTTAAACTgtagtaaaaaataaattttataaattggtataaaatgaaatacataaaaattgtaTTGAAGATCCTATGAAAAAggagtaaaatatttattaagcaGCCGAAGATCAATGGAATTATTGTAGTTAGAAAGAAGCTAAGAGCATATGCATCAACAAGATTGACTCATATTTTGGTATTTCACACAATCCTTCatgttttttcatatatttcccacaaaatactctgtgtttcttcccATTAAGTATAATAGCAGAAACAGTACCCCTTAGGTGGTTCTTTACTAAGATGTCGTAGTTACTTGTAGGAAACTATGTACACTcactcacccatacacacacaaaatagtatatatatatatatatatatatatatatatatatatatccatattgtttgtagaaaaacataaatctggATAAAAAGCACATCCTTTCTAAGATGTAGaccagttaatatatatacagagagagcaagagatatagatagatggaaactgaaagaagcatgtcacaTATagtatcatgatatatatatatatatatatgcaacaggcttctttcagttttccaccTACTAATCcgctgacaaagctttggtcaccctcagtctacagtagaagacatttgctcaagtgacatgcagcgggactgaacccagacccatgtgtttgagaagctaACATGTATGAGGAAACAAGGTTGAGTTAGTGAAATATCCTTTCTCCCCCAGTATTTTCACAACAAACTCTGATATAGTCATAACCCTCACAATCTGAAAACTATctgcagaaaatttcattaaaataaacccAAATTTTTGCaagttatgaagaaataaaactgacttgcacaaattttccaaaactcctctccAAATACtcttggaaattttttttctttcaaattcctaTATATTTGGGATCTTCAGCACCTGAAAGGTATTAATTAagaatttcaataatatatatccattttttctGAAGGTTATGAGAAGAAAAATATCCAGTTTGAGGTGTGGGTACTTACACATAACTGGCATAACTTATGTAGTTATGCCAGCTCTTACTAGATTTAATATGGTTAACATCTATAGTTCCCATTCAAAAGTTTGGGGATTCCTCTTTTACCTTTTCAGATGGATGGAACAGAACctgtatgtactttatatatgctTACTTTCCAAATGCAAGAACATACTATTGGATGTGATTCCTGAATATTTATGAGAGTTTGTGCCATTTTTAATTGCACCATCAGTCAATTTGCTtttagtataataaaaaaaaagttcagttAAAACTCTAAGATTGACAAAATCCTTCCTTTGAATAAACTTCTAATCCTACCTGTTTTCTCGTATCAGCTTTTCGAATAAAATCATTAAACATTTCTTTACTTTCGGTGAAAGCATTAACAAATTTTTTGCAAAAATCCGCTCTGAGTACTCCAATCACTGTTTGGGATTCTGTTAAGGCAATCATATTCACAGAGTGGGGTTCCTGCACAGGCTTGGAATCTTGAAGATCCTTCATATTCACAGATTGGGATTCCTGTACAGGTTGGGTTTCTTGAAGATGGTCCATATTCACAGATGGCGATTCTTGCACATGCTGGGTTTCTTGAAGACCGACCATATTCACAGATGGCGATTCTTGCACAGGCTGGGTTTCTTGAAGACCGACCATATTCACAGATGGCGATTCTTGCACAGGCNNNNNNNNNNNNNNNNNNNNNNNNNNNNNNNNNNNNNNNNNNNNNNNNNNNNNNNNNNNNNNNNNNNNNNNNNNNNNNNNNNNNNNNNNNNNNNNNNNNNNNNNNNNNNNNNNNNNNNNNNNNNNNNNNNNNNNNNNNNNNNNNNNNNNNNNNNNNNNNNNNNNNNNNNNNNNNNNNNNNNNNNNNNNNNNNNNNNNNNNNNNNNNNNNNNNNNNNNNNNNNNNNNNNNNNNNNNNNNNNNNNNNNNNNNNNNNNNNNNNNNNNNNNNNNNNNNNNNNNNNNNNNNNNNNATATTTCGTATTGCTCGTTACCTTCCAGAATAAACATCTTccgttcgtttattttttttgacATTGGTGGTTTTTCTTGTACAACTTTACTTCCCATTTGTTTTTCGAATAATATCTTTAACGATTCGTTGTGTGTTATGGAAAGAATGTCCACGAACTTTTCCGGAGGACAACTTCTTTTTTGTAAAATCATCAACATTTCTCGAATTTTGTCTCTTTCTGTAGTTTGTGATTTTATAGTTTCATAATTGCTAGTTGTGATATGGTCACGAGAGCTTAAATAATCCAGAACATCATCGAATTGAGAGAGATTCTGGACAATTTCTGGCAGAAGTTTCACATAAATACTCATTGTGGTAAACATTGTAATGTCGTGAATATTAATCCTCGAGAAATGAATGTCGTGTCTTACTTCCGGGTTTCCTGATTCGTCTTTTGTtagtttttactttctctctctctccgtttttctatgtatttatgtgtgttactTAATACATGTtaattgatatttctttatttcggGTATTTACAACTAATACAATACATTAATTTCGATAGATTTCATGCTTAGCCGATGTATAGAACATAAAATACTGTCGTAAAGAATATTATTGttcatgacaaatatattttaaataaaatgaaaacaatcatATTTCTACAGGGTATAGACTGCTGGGGCGGTGTACCTAAACTGTTATTTCTGAAATACGCAAGATATAACTAGAAGGTACCTTACAAGTAGGGGCTATAATGGGACTAGAAGGTTCATGGTACCTTTAGAGTATCACCTTCTCCCATTCCAATTATTTCTGTAGTCTTAGGATCTGGAACTCGAAAGAAGACACTGACAAGCGGATGCAATTCAATGGTTGTTTATTTCAGTTCTCATTCTTGGGGCTCGTTCCCGATGATCATCTGCATGGCAGCGCGTAGTCCGTTATTGCTCCGCTCACGTGAGGTACATCACCACTGGAGATGACGAGTAAAGTGAGAGCAGGATAAGAATCCGCGGTGAGCTGCCAGTTCGCAGTATTTCTCAAAGCAAGAAAGTGAGGAAAGGGAGAATTTCCTCAATGCGCCTCCTTAAATAGATGTTTCCCACAAGAGTCTCGCTGTGGTCTCGCACAAAATGGTGCTGGCTTCTTGTGTCACGCTACAGGGCCTATGATCAGGGGCGGCTCAAGGTACCCGCAACTCGGGAAGTCGCCCGGGGCACCATGTGGTTTTTAGTCTACATTCTCAGTTTTTCTCCttatgaaagttttaaaaaattatactggTGCTGAAGTTCAGCTTGCTCAGGGTGCCAACAACCCAAGGACCGGCCCTGCCTGTGGTCACGGTATAATGAGGAagttttgttaataatatttaggGATTTCATTggttttctttataaaattaagaGATGACATTGTAGTTATTTGCAGGGAATTTCATTTCTTGCCCTTTTGTTCAAATTCTCTTCTCTCATCCATTTTTTCACAACCATCGAAGCGTCAAGCGCATGTTAATtagatggttgtgatctgtaaacagttttgaatATGAACTGGAAAGTGAAGAATGAACTCGCAAGGCACATGTGCACACTGAATTCATAAAACGGAAGAGATGAATTAAAAACAGAATGCACACGTTAAAGTAAAATGGAAGAGGCGAATAAAACAAGTCATATGATGGTCTGCCTGCTACGTCTGACACCACTATCATGCAACTTTGCAATAATTTTCTTGTCGATATTGGCCTTCTCTTGTGTATTCCTCATACAGTTGTATAACTTTAATTTCTCTTTGTGCACTGACCTCTTTCTTTGGGATAACTCACCTTACAGAAATTGCTAAGGATTTCAGTCATCTTTCATCTTGATCACATGACTACTTCATCGTTGTCAGGGCAGAATACTACAgactcaatattcttttctacttgaggcacaaggcccaaaatttttggggagggggccagtggattagatcgaccccggtacacaactgttacttaatttatcaaccccaaaaggatgaaaggcaaagtcgaccgcgacagaatttgaactcagaatgtaaagacagatgaaatactactaagcatttcacctggcttgCCGCCTTACAACAGATGCAACATTGGTAGTCTCATGGCACTGGCAGACTTCAATGTTTCTTAAAAACATTTGTCATTGAATATCCAGCATATTGCAGAAGCAACATTGGTGATGTCATTCCATCCTTTCCAAATGTCACCTAGATCTCACACATGAAGCCAAAACACTAGTGTAGGCCTCCAGCTTTGTCTGAATCAAAATTCCAAGACAAAGCCACAAGCATCTATCCTATTTTCCAAATACATCTCTGGTATTGTAGATAAAGAGGAAGATTTCTTCATCAAGAGTATGTCATGTTCACAGAACTACCTGAATACATGAATTTACCCACAATTTCtgtccatacatataaatattcagctCAGAGAAGGCTTTCCTGGTGCAGGTTCGTACATTACATCTGCCTTTGTTAAGCTAATTATTTGAGCTGATATACTGCAGGCTGTTGTGAAGGAGTTAAAAAGATGGTGCATGTTCGTTTAGGAATGAGAAACAAGATCACAGTTGTCAGTATGAAGGAATTCACATATTAGTGATGAGATCACCTTTGTTCTAGAAGCAAACAGTCTTATATTCAAAATCTTATCCATTGTTCAGTATCTGATGTAGATCCCATGGAAGCAACCTTCAAAAGCTCTCAAGTACACCACAGCACAGAACAATGCAGAGTTGGTAGTGGTATGTTCCCAAGTATATCACTGGCACTGGTATATGATGACAATTTGCACAAGGGATCTTGTGGACAAGCTCCTTAAAATGCTAGATTTTCAAATTCACTGGTGCCTATTGTTGGAGAGTAATGAATCTGTTATTTGATATTGGTTTACTCATTTGCATCAGACAAGCAGAAATTCCATCGGGAAGTTCTTCCAGCCTAGAAACTAAGAAATGCTTTATCACAAACACAATGTCAGCCTCCCTCCTGCTATCTCCGACCAATAAAACATGTAGTCACCACATTGTTCTGTGAAATGACCTCTTTTGTGTCTTGTTTCAGACAAGACCATCATATCCATGTTGCAGTGTTTGAAATACTAGTGTTCTGTGAGGGCAAGTTGAAGAGGATTCATAATATTATAAGGTGCAAATATTCTAGCCACTAACATTCAAAAGACAAAATTTTCTAACAAGATGGTGACCAGCCCTAAGCTGCTTTGCCCTGCAACATCTGCTGATCAAAACACTTTCACTACCATTTCAATATCCTTATTACTCTTAGTCAGTAAATTATTATAACTTTGTTGAATGCTTTACTTTTTGAGGACTAACACCAGTCATAGCATGCAAcacaacatatgtgtatatgtacatatatgcatgtgtgtgtgtatatataagagcatagacttgaaatgtcaaagacttttccattcttcctgaacaTTAATCTAATACAACTGCTTGTTttttcacctgtctttgtcttttgttttctgtaaatttgaactgtgtgtataaatatgtgtaagtatgtatgtgtgtgtgtgtgtgtgtgtgtgtatgtgcagataggGTTGAAATCTAAGCTGTGTCCTCTTAAAGTACATCTGCTTATGTCAGTTTTACAATTTTTGTGTGAGTTATGCAAACAAgttgaaaatactggaaaatattttctgcagagtaATAGTATCAAAAGAGGAGCTGgaaaatttttttgtattatttattcaccattacatgtgttacatttgctaataggagttacaaaactATACACGAAGTAGAAAACATATATCTGTTATTAGAAATGCTTCTGACagagaatttctaataggagatatcttacatgttttcCACAACATATATggttttgtaactcctattagtaGATGAAACATGTATGATGGTGAATAAATTTTCCAATCTCccattttggtatatatatatatatatatatatactagactgcCTGTAACCCATTGAGTCACCAATAGTGCAAAGTACCCATATCTTGGGAACCTGTAGTCTGATTTaagcgaaacttgttttattccatttgtattcacatttcaatcaGGTCTTGCTTTCAGAGTATTTTTCCATTCTGTGCTGGCTTGGCTATTTATAAAGGTGTTCAcagtaaagggaaataactccaggTTTCACTGCTTAAATTTGTGGAAGCAAACCCCAAAATTTTGCATATCTCAGGAATTCGTGGTCCAGTTTacacgaaacttgttttattctgtttgtattcacatttcaggggctTTCAGAGTTTTTTCCCATTATGTGCTGGTTTGGTTGTATTAAATTACAAACAAGAACGCAAGAAGCATTCACAGAGCTTTagtagtatatagatatatatatacatgaatagaagtaaaaagaaatgaagttgaaaatgcacttggaGTCTTTAAgaagatttatttacatgaacTTTAACTGGTTTCACAATTTTATGATTTTCTAAAGTAGAGTGTGACACAGGTCTATACTGTAATTCTAGGATGTGATTTATGGGAAATTTGGCCGTTATTTCTAGGAGATCAAATGATCATGTAGAGGCCCCTTCATTGACCCATAAACTGGATGCTGCTActgatgttgtttagctccaggtcaaccctgattaagCCACTCTATGAtaaaatgcattccagccataGCCATCCTGTCTTCTAAAGGTATCTAGATTTTCTTTGTGCTCTTTCTTTGTATAAGATGGTTGGGtataatttaatgaagatttagttgttattgctGGCAGTTCTAGTGGTTACTTCGATGCTCACTTGATGGTGTTGCTGCTATTCTTGATgtagatgttgttgctgttgttataggtGTTCTTATAGTTGTACTGGTCATTGTGTTCCTCACAGCAAGTGTTGTTGAAGTAATTTAGTTTCCCTATTGGTTAATGGTTtaactttaaatattatttttatttattcatttatttgcttatttattttgcatCCCTCTAAGGTCAGAATTCTCCAACTTTGGGCAACTCTTGAAATATGTTCCAGCTATCAATGAAACCCTATTCATAAAACTCGTAATTATGTATGCTTATTACCTACTGGAATGTCATACTCAAGTCATCTAGGTTTCAATTGACATCATGGAATGAAAAGTTGGAAACCTGAGAATAAAagaagccatcatcatcaacaaaaccAAACCCTGTATAAACAACAGAACTTAGTAGCACACAGCTGTCTGGCTGTTACAGCAATGCTGTCCCGTGCATGCAAAGCGGCccctctgtacacacacacatacactacagaGTAGAAAAGACAGCTTACGACACCAAATCTCTGGAGATTTCCTGAAGAAGGAATCTTAAGCCCAAAATGTCAgaatacaacataaaaatatttactattgACTTCTCTTATTTCATAtaactcacattgttttgattttgagggttagggttacagttaaGGTTTAAGGTATGGTAATATTTCTTGCAGGACCCTCAATTCATGGAAGCCTCCCTTCCTACCCAGTTGTGAAATGCTGCAGAAAGACTTTGTGTTCCctgatacattcatatattctatttcatttactttatcaACTGATTAAAAACTTCAAAAGCTAACATTTGGTTTCATTTTTAGAATATGGGTTGGAGTCTAAGGGGTCAAAGCTATTATTGGGTTTGGAATGATACCTAGGGGTCACTAAAATACAATACAAGAATCAATTGTAAAAATAACCCTGGTGTTATTGTTAAACTGCTGCTGAATTAGACGTCAAAATAACCAATGGTAAAAAAGCCTTCTATCCTTGACCCTCCATCTTTTCAGGCTGTTTATCTCATTGCACATTAATCAAATAGGTCTTCCTTTCCTTTTAATTTTCAAGATAGTAGGATGTGACTTGAAGATATATTGTTGCTATGTTTAGCAGGCCAGACAATGAAGAAGAGGCTACCTTACTGGTGCCATTGGTTAAGGTTAGTGTCAAAGACTCACACGTAAAATTCTACGCAACCATATTCCTCACAGGTCTTTGCCTCCCCACCATATCTAACTAGACGAGCATCATTGGTGTGCAGGCCAACAAAACAATAACCAGTGTTTTGATTGGTTATATTCTCTGTATAAATGAAGACATTCTTAAGATAGAAAGTTTTACCACAGAGACGACAGAAAAAATTCGATCCTTTGTCATCTTGTTGAATTTTACGAACATACTGAACAGAATGGCGCAACAAACAATGCTCTTTGTCCATCGGGTTATATTGTTTGTGACAGCGTGCACAGTGGTAGTTGTTGTATGTCGAGAAATGATTACGGGGGAAAATTATACCCAGTGCTATAATGTCTTTTGAGTTACGGTACTCCAATGTCCTGAGAAGAATTTGTTGCAATATATCTGGATCAGTTCGGTTTATGAAATCCCTTATTCTCAGGTATTCATTACTGATGTAAGCACTTTTAACAGCTGAGCTTAGGTTATGATTCTCTGCTGTTCTTGATGGAGACAACGGTGTCAAATCCATGTTCATTTTTGGAGAATCAAGTAGAGGTGAAGGAAGATGTTCGTTAGTTCGTTGTAGAGTCCGATATTTCCGTCCAGTAGATTGCTTTTGTCTTGGAGTTTTATCTCTTTCATACAAATGTAAAAGATCATCAGCACTGACATATCTCCGCAAATCCATTCTGGTTCCTCCACCtgccaaaaatttttttaaaaagcaagaaatggaaacaatatgTACATAAGGGATCATAAAATGCTATTAATCACTTTAATCATGCTAAACTCAGTATACCACCAATCAGCTTAATCACAACAGACTCAGaaattcattgaaattaataCTTCATGAAGAAGGATTCAAAATGGGTTAATCCTTAGGAGGTCATGTGATTaactccagcacggccacagtcaaatgactgtgtggcaccttgggtaagtgtcttctactatagcctcgggccgaccaaagccttgtgagtgcatttggtagacgaaaactgaaagaagcctgtcgtatatatatatgtgtgtgtgtgtgtgtatctgtgtgtctgtgtttgtccccccaccatcgcttgacaaccgatgctggtgtgtttacgtccccgtaacttagcagttcggcaaaagagaccgatagaataagtactaggcttccaaagaataagtcctgggggtcgatttgcttgactaaaggcggtgctccagcatggccgcagtcaaatgattgaaacaagtaaaagagtaaaagagtatatatatatgtacgcagatcgttgccagtgcccctggactggcttgtgcgggNNNNNNNNNNNNNNNNNNNNNNNNNNNNNNNNNNNNNNNNNNNNNNNNNNNNNNNNNNNNNNNNNNNNNNNNNNNNNNNNNNNNNNNNNNNNNNNNNNNNNNNNNNNNNNNNNNNNNNNNNNNNNNNNNNNNNNNNNNNNNNNNNNNNNNNNNNNNNNNNNNNNNNNNNNNNNNNNNNNNNNNNNNNNNNNNNNNNNNNNgtaaaagcacccactacactctctgagtggttggccttaggaagggcatccagctgtagaaactctgccaaattagactggagcctggtgttgccatccggtttcaccagtcctcagtcaaatcgtccaacccatgctagcatggaaagcggacgttaaacgacgatgatgatgatgatgatgatgtacgcacaaacacatacattcttacatacatatatatatatataagatacatctTACTTTGTATAACTGcagaaattaaacacacacacagtgtgtgtgtgtgtgtgtgagggcaggGAGGAATCTGTATAATGAGGACAGCACAACTATTGATTGAGTAGTGGCTGCTAATCTGGGATTAAGTCTGTTGTAAATCCACTTTAA includes these proteins:
- the LOC106872587 gene encoding uncharacterized protein LOC106872587; the protein is MDLRRYVSADDLLHLYERDKTPRQKQSTGRKYRTLQRTNEHLPSPLLDSPKMNMDLTPLSPSRTAENHNLSSAVKSAYISNEYLRIRDFINRTDPDILQQILLRTLEYRNSKDIIALGIIFPRNHFSTYNNYHCARCHKQYNPMDKEHCLLRHSVQYVRKIQQDDKGSNFFCRLCGKTFYLKNVFIYTENITNQNTGYCFVGLHTNDARLVRYGGEAKTCEEYGCVEFYV